DNA from Mucilaginibacter mallensis:
CTAAAATTGAGGACAAAAAGCACAAATCCGCAGCTGATTATGCCAAAAGACTTAACGACCCAACCATCTTAAGCATGCTTAGCGCATCGTTGTAAAAATCTTTTCGGCCTGCATTTACCCAAAAGAACTACTTATTAAAAAACCGGCACTCCTGTTGAGTCGCCGGTTTTCATGATTTAGGTAGGGATGTAGGCTAAAAAGTAATTTTTCTGAGCGAGAAAACAGACAGGCTGGCATTACCCTGTGAAAAATAGATATTGCCTGATGGATCGGCCACCATGCTAAATGTCGCCCCGATCGTTGCAGTTCTTAACGGCCCGTCAACATTGCCGAAGGCGCTTGTCATAATTGTTGTTACTTTTTTAGTCGAGCTTACTTTAAGCAGGGTAAATGAATTATTTAAAATACCCGCATATATGTTTCCAAATTTATCGGTCGCTATATCATCACTAAAAGCCGAACTGGTACCGGTATTATACAAACCTGCAACAAGAACTGATTTCACCCCCTGTGGACTCACCTGGTTAAGATTAATTTCACCAATATTGTTTGCATAGGTATAGGTATTATAAATAACATTGCCATCCGCATCAACTGCAAAGTCGGATGAAAAACTGGTTGCCAGCAACACAGGACTCCCGCCGGGTGTGATCTCATAAATGCCCGTACCATCGCTAAAATAAAAATTCCCTTTACTGCTGGCTATATTGGTTATCCGGGAACCGTATTTAGCATCGATATTATTGAAAATAGTACTTGCTGAACCCGATTGCGGGATCTTTAACACATTGGCATAGCCTGCATTATTTACGCTTACGGCATAAATATTACCGGATGAATCGCTGGTTAAGCATTCCAGTTTATTAACAACTACCGTATCATGATCTGTTGTAACCGGTAATGAGTAAAAGCGGGTTTTCCCGCTTACCGCGTCAAACTTATAAATAGTATCAGCACCATAGCCAAGAGTATACAGGTCGCCGTTATTGTCTGTTGTTAGGTAATAATATTTACCCGATGTAAGCGTGGTTACTGTTGAATCTTGTTTCTTGGGGGCCACAAAGCCATCCTTTTTACAACCCGTGAAGAAGAATAATGATAGCATCAGCAGAACTACTGCAAATAATAATAGCTGTTTCATGATTAATATTTTAAAAGTTAATGATTGTTG
Protein-coding regions in this window:
- a CDS encoding NHL repeat-containing protein codes for the protein MKQLLLFAVVLLMLSLFFFTGCKKDGFVAPKKQDSTVTTLTSGKYYYLTTDNNGDLYTLGYGADTIYKFDAVSGKTRFYSLPVTTDHDTVVVNKLECLTSDSSGNIYAVSVNNAGYANVLKIPQSGSASTIFNNIDAKYGSRITNIASSKGNFYFSDGTGIYEITPGGSPVLLATSFSSDFAVDADGNVIYNTYTYANNIGEINLNQVSPQGVKSVLVAGLYNTGTSSAFSDDIATDKFGNIYAGILNNSFTLLKVSSTKKVTTIMTSAFGNVDGPLRTATIGATFSMVADPSGNIYFSQGNASLSVFSLRKITF